A single window of Eucalyptus grandis isolate ANBG69807.140 chromosome 1, ASM1654582v1, whole genome shotgun sequence DNA harbors:
- the LOC104430395 gene encoding cationic peroxidase 1-like, whose protein sequence is MARESSSVRSAFLLLLCFLLETASAQLSSTFYSTSCPSALSTIKSGVSSAVKSEARMGASLLRLHFHDCFVNGCDASVLLDDTANFTGEKNAGPNANSLRGFNVIDTIKSQLESACPGIVSCADLLTVAARDSVVALGGPSWTVPLGRRDSTTASQSAANSNIPAFTLSLSGLITAFSNKGFTAKEMVALSGSHTIGQARCTTFRTRLYNENNINATFATSLKANCPSSGGDNNLSPLDTTSPTSFDNAYFKNLQIQKGLLHSDQQLFSGGSTDAQVNAYSSNSATFMTDFANAMVKMGNLSPLTGSSGQIRKSCGKVN, encoded by the exons ATGGCTCGTGAGAGCTCTTCTGTCAGATCCGCCTTCTTATTGTTGCTGTGTTTTCTTCTGGAAACAGCCTCAGCTCAGCTGTCCAGTACTTTCTACTCCACCTCCTGTCCCAGCGCCCTCTCCACCATTAAATCCGGCGTGAGCTCTGCGGTCAAAAGTGAGGCCCGCATGGGCGCATCGCTGCTCCGCCTTCACTTCCACGATTGCTTCGTTAAT GGATGCGACGCATCTGTTCTATTGGACGACACTGCAAACTTCACTGGGGAGAAGAATGCTGGCCCAAATGCCAATTCCTTACGGGGATTCAACGTGATTGACACAATCAAATCCCAATTGGAGAGTGCATGCCCCGGCATCGTGTCCTGCGCTGATCTCTTGACCGTGGCTGCGCGAGATTCCGTCGTCGCT ttaGGTGGCCCAAGTTGGACAGTCCCGCTAGGAAGAAGAGACTCAACCACTGCAAGCCAAAGTGCTGCTAATAGCAACATCCCTGCCTTTACTTTGAGCCTTAGCGGCCTCATCACTGCCTTCTCTAACAAAGGTTTCACCGCCAAAGAAATGGTGGCACTCTCAG GGTCGCACACGATAGGTCAAGCCCGATGCACAACTTTCCGGACCCGTCTTTACAACGAGAACAACATCAACGCCACGTTCGCAACCTCGCTCAAGGCGAACTGCCCAAGCTCCGGAGGCGACAACAATCTCTCTCCTCTAGACACCACGAGCCCGACGTCCTTCGACAATGCCTACTTTAAGAACTTGCAAATCCAAAAAGGTCTTCTTCACTCGGATCAGCAATTGTTTAGTGGTGGTTCCACGGACGCTCAAGTGAACGCTTATAGCAGCAATTCAGCTACTTTCATGACAGATTTTGCTAACGCCATGGTGAAGATGGGTAACCTCAGCCCGCTCACCGGCTCAAGCGGTCAGATTAGGAAGAGTTGCGGGAAAGTCAACTAA